The sequence attactttcaatgaataatctggtcataaacccacaattcatcaaatcccaacaaatACACTACAAGGTTTACATCGGATTGATCTCAGATGaaatcattgtattgaagatcaaaagagATAGTGAGAAAGAgtcatctagctactgctatgaacccgtaggtcctgtgaaaactactcacacatcatcatgaaggcgggaaggttgatgaagatggcatcCGTGATGGATTTTCCCTCCGACATGCAACTCTGCCACTCTTCGTGATCTACACGAACTGAGACACCATATACTAGGTAACCTTGGCCACAACTGAAAATTGTTCCTACCTCCACCACTGGGTATCGGCCACAGCCCGCGAACCAAATCAGGCAGCACACATTGAAGATCGGGGTTGGCTTCGCCCGTGCCGCCGAAGACTACCACACAAGTCACTGTCGTGCACTGATGAAGACTGCGGCACCGGCTGCCACCATGCTCCGCCTGTGCGCCGTGCTAGATATCGCTATCTGATTACACAACCACCGCCGCCTTCAGTCGTGCGGGCTATTCCGGTACCGGTGGCTCCGAAGGTGCGATGGTTACCTCGTTATCGCCGTGCCATAGTCTCCATATCAGCACAACCATTGTTCTTTGTACCCACATTGAGTTGATGCATAAGCTGCAATTTCCTTTCCGCGATATTTTCTTGCTTACTAGGGTCAAGAGCCCCAGGTTTGGTTGGCTGGTTGTGTAGTATACCGAAAAGTGTCACCTGGGTCAAGAGCAGGTGAACCAGTCCAAACTTTGAAATAACGGAGGAACTTTCCCTGGCCAAAACAAAAACGGAAAATAACATTCCACCTGGTCGAACGTACACGCTCCTCTTCAAGAACAAAGCCAATCGTACGTCACCACGTATCACTTCTTTCCCTGGTCCACGGCCCCGGTCTTCTGCGCCAGAAGTGCGGTGTAACCTCCCATGCCAGCCACTGTCCCCTTGGCGCACGCGCGGATCGTGCGTGACGCAAGCGGTGACACACCGGGCGAACGGGCGAACGAAGCCCCAGAATTCCCCGGCCGGTACGTAGACGCACACGCACCAGCAGATTTTTTTGGTCTTCTCATCTCGAGACGTACTAGACCATTCCGGAAACACGATCCCACCCTCTGCTGCTCTCCGCCTATAAATCCTCACCCTCGTCCTCCCACCATACTCACTCCCCACCCGCACACAGCGCAcccaacacaaacacacacacacaagtcgaTTGACCCAACACAAACTCAACAGCAATGGCGGGCGAGAAGGGTCTGGTGCTGCTGAACTTCTGGGTGAGCCCGTTCGGGCAGCGCTGCCTCATCGCTCTTGCAGAAAAAGGCCTCCCCTACGAGTACGTCGAAGAGAACCTCATGGCCGGCAAGAGCGACCGCCTCCTCCGCTCCAACCCCATCCACAAGAAGATCCCAGTGCTCCTCCACGACGGCCGCCCCGTCAACGAGTCTCTCATCATCCTCAACTACCTCGACGACGCCTTCCCGGACACCCCGTCCCTCCTCCCCTCCGACCCCTACGAGCGCTCGCAGGCTCGCTTCTGGGCCGACTACGTCGACAAGAAGGTCTACGACTGCGGCACCCGGCTCTGGAAGCTCAAGGGCGAGCCGCACGCGCAGGCGCGGGCCGAGATGGTGGAAATCCTCAAGAATCTGGACGGGGCGCTCGGGGATAAGTCCTTCTTCGGCGGCGATGCCTTCGGGTTCGTCGACGCCGCGTTCGCGCCCTTCACGTCGTGGTTCCACAGCTACGAGAAGTACGGCGAGTTCAGCGTGGCGGAGGTGGCGCCGAAGATCGCGGCGTGGGCAAAGCGGTGCGGCGAGCGGGAGAGCGTCGccaagagcctctactcgcctgacaagatttacgagttcatcGGCGTGCTCAAGAAGATGCACGGCGTCGAGTAAGCCGACCGGCCGGCCGGGGGGAAGCAATAAGTTCGATCGTGTGTACGGTCATTGGTGGTACGTAGTAGTTGTTGCTTGGTCGTGTACTTGTGAcgcgtctgtgtgtgtgtgtgtatgtcaaCGCGTCTTCTTCAGTTGGGGCAGCACCGAGTTGCCACCTGCGATTCTATTTCATGTGTGAAGAATAAATTAATAAAGGGTATATTTGAACTTCCACTGGCTGACAATGGGTTCTGTTGCATTTTGTTTCAACATTCGACGAGCGCGGGATTACTTTATAGTACTTCAAATACATAATAGAAGGATTGAACATGTTTTGTTGCGCTATTGGTGTTGTCAGGTTTTCATAATTTATTTACTCTCTTTTTGAaatataagtgtatttatttttaaAAAAGTCAAATATGTTTAAGTTTGGAGTACATATAATTGGAGCTCCTTAAAAAATTGTTACCGGGTCAAAATTGAACGATTCAATTCTAAATTGAAAACCTCAATTCACTGTGGGACCTTAAAAACTATGTGTGTGATAATATCTATGCTAATTTTCAAAAATCGACCTAAAATCCAAAGGAAACACGTAATATCGACTGTAACCCATCAACGAATCATAATGGGCCTTCAAACGACAACACAAATGATTTTCAACATAGATCAACGAAACCACTTGTTAAGGGTTAGACCAACTCCAACGCGGCGACCCTTTCCATCCCTTGGTGTTTCGTTTGGGTCTGCATGGCCAAACCAACGGCCTTACGCGTGACTGCAAATGCAAAATGTGTCTTGTCCCGTCTAGACGCATTTCTGAGGCAAATCGGGACCGATTTGCGTCTAGATGGACACAAGACGAACACGTCGCGCGTCCTTTTGTTGTGTGCCTCAGGCCCGCCTGTCAGCCGGCCAACCACCAACCCGACCCCATTTAATCCACACATGTGGAAGGGTCCCACGCGTCAGCTAGCCATCCCCTCCACCCTGGTCCTTTTCAATGCCACACGTGCGAGTGGAGGGTCCGGCTAGTTCACTTCCCTGTCTTCTTCAGCTCCTCTGCCCCCGCCCGACAGCCgacaaaccctagccaccgccgcctACCACCACTCGTTGGCCAAAATGTCATGGAAGTGGATCCCGGGGAAGCCCGAAAACCATGACGACGATGTTGGCTCATCGTCCCGGTCGTCGGGGCCGAGCCACCGTGAGGCAAGCTCCAATGTCGTGGCCCGACGTGCACCTACCGGATAGGTGGCACCTCAACCTCGAGGGTGCCCGTGCCAGCAACAACGACGACGACCTCACCGTATACGACTGCGGCAACGACAGTGATGGCCAGGAGTAGATCTAGGGTTCTTTTTTGTctttttttaaaattttaagttGAAATGTTGAAATGCTGGCAATTTTGGTTTTATGTTAATGTACTTTTCATGGCAATGTGAAATATTTTATGTTTCAAAATGTTGATTTTTTTAGATCTCACAATGTTGAAATAGGTCGGCCTCGTTGGGCGTATCTATGGGTCAGCGGACAAGCTAATGTCCGTTTGGCCGACCTGAACGGACAAAAAACAGACAAAAAGCATGTATGTTTGTGTCCCTGCGTTGGAATTGGCCTTACCCTTGCAAAAGGTTACTCACCACACTCTTTTTAGGTGCTAACAAATGGGCGCACTGCATGTCACTTATCACTCGTCGCAATCTGagagtttttttctttatttttttattcaaaatattttatctcttgaaCCGTGCGTCCAACAACCGAACCATTTTCACGGTTCTATTTTTCGCTTCGAGATCTTTGaaattagatcccatgttaataggttttaGTGAAGTTTTTTTTCTAGAAATCCGAGAAAAAGGAAACCAAAAAAAGGAATACCCAAAAAAACAaaatccaacccccccccccccccaaaaaaaggcaACCGAAAATCCGGAAGAAAAAATCAGAGGCCGGAAGCACGGTTGCAGTTTTTTTAAGCACAAACTATGTTTTTCCTCTTTTTCGGTGAAGCAAGGGTGTGCTTATCGTGGAAGCACATGCTATGCTCTTCCCTTTCGAGAAGCACTATGGAAGCAAGGTTGTGCCTCTGATGGAAGCTAATGATGTGTTTCTTGTGGAGGCACAGTTGTGTTTCTTATGGAGGCACAGATGTGCTTCTAGACGATTCGCGGAAGCAAATCAGTGCCTCCGCGAGAAACACAGTTGTGCTTCCACGAGAAACACAGTTGTGCTTCTTGTGGAAGCACACATTTCCTTTTTCTTCAAAGAAGCACATCTGATTTAGGTTGGGATTCATGTGACATCCCATTTTAATaagaatgatagactactcatattaaCGAGGTGTACTCATATTAACGAGGTGCGCCTTCTTTTCTGAAAGTCCATCCTCAAGGAACCTCAAAGTTAAGCGTGTTTGGCTTGGAGAAATTTTATGAGTGAATGTCTAGGAAGTTGTTCCTAGGTGTggacgagtgaggacaaagtgtgctaGAAAGGAAAGTGTAGGTCTCTGGGACAGTCGATCTCAGGTGCAACGACAAGGAACTGATAGGTGAGTGTGCATTTGGTCAAGGCATTACAATTGATATCAAAGCCCGCCCTCGCGGATACACGGGCGTGTGTGGATCAGTAACGCATACATGGGGCACATGTGGATGTTGGCACTAGCGCACACAGacatgtgccaagagggaacgttcctattGGGACGACGTGGTCTTCGGCTCCTTTGTGGGAGGTGTATGTGATATCCCAGTTTAATAAGAATGATAGACTAATCATATCAAGAAGGTGCACCTGCTTTTCTGGAAGCCCATCCTCATGGAATCATATCAAGAAGGTGACCGACTGAAAATTTGTTTCCAGATGCGCACAAGTGCGAACAAAGTGCACAAAAAAGAGTAGTGTTTGTctgtggggctagtctagatcccAAAAGCAATGCCCAAAAATAGGTTGGTCCGGTCGAAGTGTTCCAGTGATCAAACATTGGATTAGGCGATCATGGGAGAGGACTTCTAGGATTTTTTTTCCATTTTAATTGTTTAAGTGGGGATTTTTTTTTCCAGAATTCATGCCTGGTTCATCCACACTAGGTGGTGGATTCTGTGACCCTTGCTTGATAGTTCCTGTGTCCAAGGAGgggatttctttttctttttggccagGCGTGATGCACCCTCTCCATTTGGCGGCTTCAGCTCGCCGATTTGCATGTTCAGTTACCGTTGGTTTTGTGCCCTAGCACATGTCATTGTGTTAAAGTTCGTGCTTCCTTCTTTCAACAAaaaagttcttgcttcctttgttTTGTTTAGTTGCCAACATTTGTATGGTTATTGGGTCGTCATATGTTGGAATTATTTTTTTCCTTGGTGTTAGATATCTTAACATATACAATTATTCCATATTTTGAAAATTTAATTAATAATAATTAAGTATTGTTGTGTTACTTCGATACTTAGAAGGAATTACAACTTCTGAGTACTTACTTAAAATTTTTAAACCATGTCATGCAAGTTGGATTGACATAGCTATCCGGCAAAAATGGTTCAAAGAGTGTGAACAATATGACTCTCACAAATATAGTATTTTGATCTTAATTTGGATCTCGGTCCTAATCAAATGATAGACAGTAGATAAAATGACATCTCCGAATAGACCCTTGCAAAATGGAGTTTATTTGCATTTAGATTCATTTAACTATTTTTCCAATTAATCATATAATaaaaaatgagaggagataatatgaatcCTCCATAAATAAGACTGGAAAATATTTAATAGTGTTTGAATATTTGGTTATTTTAATACCACTTTGGGTATTTATAAGACCCTAAAACTACTTTAGAAATTTAAAATAACCTTAAATGATTTTCTTACATAAAAATCTATTTATAATTTTTACATGGACAGGGAAATATCTTTCCTAGACTCTGCATATTTTATTGAGCCTATTTTCATTTTCTAGAAACTTTTGGCAACTATAAGAGGCCATAATCATTTCCATATAATTATTTAAATACGAAAATTGTCAACAAAAACCACATAAATTGTAATTGGGCCATCTGTCCACTTTTGGACCATCCTAGTCTCTCTCTTCCCACGCCCTACACCGTGGTCCAAGCCCACATTTGGTTTTCctttcttttctcttttattttcctTTCGGCCTAGTTTTCCCCAATTAAAGCCCATAGATATTTAGCCCATGGACAGGACGGGTCATCTCCTCTGTATGCTATGTATCGCCTAATGCGAGCTGTAGCGTTCGCTCGAGTCAGCGATTCTCTTAAATGGGCCGGCCAAGCTAGGTAGTTGctcctctcttttttccttttttcacattttctcttttgtttttgctttagttTTGTACTTTTGCTTATATTTGGAAAAATTCTAAATACATATATTACAAATATCACTTTACATACAAAAATGAAAAATGTGAATCATGCAATTTccaaatgttaatcatgtataaaaaatgtttttcATATATACAAAAATGTACAATGCGTCTGGAAAAGTAGACACAAAAATATATGTTAAAATGCTAATAATGTATTTCCAAAAACACTATGTGTTTTAAAATataaaacatgtataaaaaatgtttatgGTGCACACCAAAAAAGTACAATACAATGGAAGAAACTAGACTAAAAAAGTacaactcaaatatatatatatatatatgattaaaATTGTTAGTCGTGTATCTCaagaatgttaatcatgtattataaaaatgttaaacatgtaaatGTAGAATGTGTATGGAAaagtatacatatatatatatatatatatatatatatatatatatatatatatatatatatatatatatatatttgttttaAATCATGTACTAGAAAAATGTCaagtgtgtatatatataatattcctGATTTATACGGAAAACATAGAATGTGCAGGAGAATAGTAGATATAACAAATATATTATTTGAAAATCTTAATCTTCCATAAGAATGTTTTAAAAAGTGTAtatgaaaaatattaaatgtgtatatatAAAATGTTCCCAATGTATAAAAAAACTGTAGAGTGTGTAAAACTTGACATcttaaatatatatttttaaaaaaattaatcaTGTAGTAGAAAAATCTTAAACGTGTATCCTGAAAATGTTAACggcatatataaaaaatgttgctGGTGTATACAAAACATACAATGTATATGAAGAAATGTAGACATAAAAAAGTATGTGTTTAAAAATACTAATCAATGTATTTAGAAAATGTCATGGTTTacataaacagaaaagaaaagaaaactgacaaagaaacaaagaaaactaaGGAAAACAatgaaaagataaaataaattgATAAACAGAAAACAATCAGCAAAGGTTCTAAAAACCCGATGAAAGCCGTAAAGAAAAACACATACAAAAATGCAAGAAATCGGGATAAAACGgtgaaaaagaaagagaaacaaagaaaaacaatgAAACCCGAAGAAAAGAGACaaagaaaaatgaagaagaaaagaaagagaaggaaaaacTAGTGTAAACGAGAAAAAAATAGTGGAAAACAAAGGAAATCAGAACTTATAACTAGGAAAAGGGATAAACtggtgaaaaaaaaggaaaaggaaacaaaaaggaaaaggaaaaggaaaaaaatagagaAAACCATACCTAAAGCGAACCAACAGTGAACGAGAAAACTGCACTAAAAGGACCAACCCGCTCGCGCTCGCGTGTAGCGAGACAACCTGCTGTCTCGCTATAGGCGAGAAATAGCTCCCGCGCGCTACTACCACCAGGAACATAGGAGGATCACGCTACAGCCATGGCGCCCTCACCTCTTCCTTTCCCTCTTACACTTAAATTGTTCATCCTTTCAACTTGCCAGCAACGCAAAAAATCCTTGGAATTCCACGTATAATTCATCTAGGGAAATAAAACCACACTTTGATGTCTTAATTATCCAAATCAACCTCATGCAGCAAATGCTACTAGTTGTCGGCGAAATTCCGGTCTCTCTTCGCAACCTGTAAAAAAAATATGAACTGAGGAGAGACCCGTGTGTCTCTCATTCTCATCCTCCACTTTTGTTCTCATAGTTTGTCCATAGGAGTCCTTCATAGCCCCATGCCATTGTCGTAAAGTTTTGACCTCCATGGTGAGTTCATCGCATGGGCGAGTCATTTATGTCGCTTACGCGTCCAATTTCTTTCATCAGAGAACCTTGCTTGACCTTTTCAACATCCATGACATGGTGGTACACCCATTCAATGACGCTGGCTGCAAAGACACTGAACCATGCCATGACACTGTTTCTATGGAGCTTCCGTGATGGATTTGCATTGCCGAAGTCGCTTGATGCTACGCATACGTCTCCACCATGACATCGGGAACACCGCCGACCTTCCCATAGACACAAAAACGCCCATATCATCAAGTGTTGCTTCATCAGTCCTCAACACACATCAGTCAACTATGGTGAGCATCTTTCGATCAACCTCACTCTCTTATTTCTTGTCCAAAGTCAACCTCATATTTATTAGTTCTCCTTACATATGCTTACCTGAGACCATGATATCCTTTGAACATCAACTTCTACAATCCATGTGCTGTTGAACTCATGTGATTATATTTGTGTCATCTTTCAAAAGAATCAAATATTCTTCCACATACGCTCCTAGGATCTTATCAGCTATTGTGTGGCATAGTGATATTTAGGTTATACTTGGACCCATTTCAAAATATTCAAAACTCAATTGAAAACCTTTTTTAGAGCATCTCAAGAGGGGCAGGGGGTCCTgcattgttgggaaacatagcatgcaatttcaaaaaaatcctacgctcacgcaagatctatctaggagatgcatagcaacgagagggggagagtgtgtccacgtacccacatagaccaaaagcggaagcgtttgcttaacgcggttgatgtagtcgaacgtcttctcattccgaccaatcgagtaccaaacgtacgacacctccgagttctgcacacgttcagcgcaatgacgtccctcgagctcttgatccagcaaagggttgACGGAGTAGATGAGTTCCAACAGCATgagggcgtggtgacggtgatggtgatgtgatccgcacagggcttcgcctaagcaccgcgagaatatgaccggaggcgtaaactgtggaggggggcgccgcacacggcttagaGAAATTGGTGTGTTCTCTAGGGTTGCccccccccatatataaaggagggagggagaggaggccggccctgggtgcgccccaagtgggaggagtcccacttggactcctagttggATTTCCCctcccttccttttaccggagggggaaagggggaaggagagggaataggagaaggaaaggggggcgccgcccccttccctaatccaattggcctcctcccttgtggggcgcgcgccagccccttgtgggctggtatgcctccctcctatggtccatatggcccatatctttccccggggggtttcgataacccctccggtactccggtaagtacccgatacattccggaacccttctagtgtccgaatactaccttccaatatatcaatctttacctctcgaacatttcgagactcctcgtcatgtccgtgatctcatccagaactccgaacaaccttaggtcaccaaaacacataactcatataatacatatcgtcatcgaacattaagcgtgcggaccctacaggttcgagaactatgtatacatgaccgagacacctctccggtcaataaccaatggcggaacatggatgctcatattggttcccacgtattccacgaagatctttatcggtcgaaccgcaatgttgaaaggatcgatatagtagactagaggggggtgaataggcaactaacaatttttaagcttttctttaccaatttaaactttgcaacaaaatagttgtctagatatgcaactatgtgaacaacctatatgatgcaataacaactagcacataagcaagcaagggatacaacacaagtaggcttgcaaaagtaaaggcacgaaataaccaagaggggagccggtggagacgaggatgtgttaccaaagttccttccttttaaggggaagtacgtctccgttagagcggtgtggaggcacaatgctccccaagaagccacttgggccaccgtattctcctcacgccctcacacaatgcgagatgccgtgaatccactattggtgcgcttgaaggcggtgaccgaacctttacaaacaaggttggggaaatatccacaacttaattggaggctcccaacgacaccacgaagcttcaccacaatggactatggctctcaggtgacctcaaccgtctagggtgctcaaacacccaagagtaacaagatccgctagggattagtgggggaatcaaatttctcttggtggaagtgtagatcggggccttctcaaccaatcccgagcaaatcaacaagattgattggctagggagagagatcgggcgaaaatggagcttggagcaacaatggagcttttgggggaagaggtaggtcaactttggggaagaagacacctttatatagtgggggaaacaatccaaccgttaccccctcccccccaaacagccacgcacagagcggtactaccgcttgggcaggacgatactaccgctgataagcggtactaccgctccctcccaacggtactgccgcgctgacgtGGGATGCAgggtcctggccccagagcggtactaccgcggaagtattggtggtactaccgcttggagcggtactaccgccactactgccaCTACTAGTATCGTAAAACCCAACACGAAAAACAgcggtctcgagtcgaggcggtagtagcccggaaccactgcggtactatGGTCGAAGaccgcaagcggtactaccgctcggggagcgCTACTACCGCTtggggagtggtactaccgctcggggagcggtactaccggtcggggagcggtactaccgcttgacgtgcttcggcggtactaccgccgagGACCATGGTACTACCACTGGGACAGGACAGGGCAGGCACAGATAGGAAAggtagctccaatgaagcggaaagaaacatcgggtatgataaggatgtgtacgtgttgattccaccctagccttaccaaagcggatcccctcttgatagtacggtgactcctacgaaactagtccaccaagagagaaacgaaggagctacaccatcttgaataaaacaccgaggggaggtaatcgtctcgtgccaaaggatgaatctctgaaagaactcaacgcacatgattagtccgcaaaagcattgtcatcaatcaccaaaacatcttgtggataaatatgcccttacaatctccccctttttggtggattgatgacaatacgggatttgcacaaacaggAAAGATATAGGACAAGCGCAAAACcccaccgtcctaaaatgtagatgggctccccctagatgtgtgctatctagataagtgctttggactgcacggcacacataccaggatcaacgctccccctacattttagagaccaaccacctaagcagggtatatgagagcaacatagataataggataagcatgcaactcacaagctagatagtgacatagataatgatactcgaaagataaggtagcatatgtctcacaccatatgactggaacttaggtctcactgacacaaaccaaacaaagcaaactgCGAGAGAACACAAACATAGAAGACGGAagacacaacacaaaacacaaatccctaaactctctccccctttggcatcgagacaccaaaaaggagagggagtgttgctacggccCCAGGTGATAGCAAGAGAGGGACTCAAATATCAGAGCTCAGCGGGATCGTCTGCACCACCGTCGTCGGTCGggaagtgctcggcatcagaatcggtccatgggcagtgctgctgaatccactcctcctcctcagtaagctggtcctcagtTCCACTGTTAACGgtggcacccaactgacgcatgagctccttgtgatgacctcgggccttcttctcagccacatgagtcatgtactgaccgtgagactccatgcagaacagcttctttatcttgagcttgagcttctttgcccaagagggctctaccacagaaggcacatagtcatcatcatcagcctcagcctcagcctcctcctcggtctccatggcagtagcagacGAAGGACCTCTAGATTTAGGGACCTGAGTtccccagttgtccttcttcctcagacgcttgatgtcgtgagaaaccaactctccagtctctaacatcaccttgggatagacacgatcccagaCCTTCTCAATAagcatgtggggaccccgactcataagtcgtgatcaccgattgcacatgtacagtgatcccagagatcaatgctcactgaacacacataagctgaataacaagagtcttacatccatacataccgtcatacataaattatgaccattatggtcaagtcttgagtataactttgcagcaaaaatcttcgtcgataacttggacacatgccatctgccttaaccctacaggcattctgactgggaaagcgtcctagttcgcatgttcgtcgccgaagtattcttcatcatatcatgttctttcaagcctggccaataaaataaccagtggcaagccaatgagtactttgaatgtactcgcaagcaacccatgttttggttcaagatacaacaatgcatgatataggtaaatttttgcagaaagctagttttgagtgcaatggcatgttcaacaacttgtaagacatgcatcaagagaattcaagtaaccatgaggacaggttacaaatatcaacataaatagagtgggcatcaacccaactcaatcatgtcaagtcctttgacttgacccaagtagatcttcccacttatcaaaacacacacactggtttgtaaacatgtggacatagcccaagagcggttacccaactgtccttgaccgtggacacggctattcgaatagtttgacactctgcaggggttgcacactttacccacaagatccggggaacttccgtgtcatccacgacccgcgatacctcaagtacccggggtaagcacccgatcactacctttccctagacgacactaacaaggagtccactcattgttctgtatcctcacgatgtacatcatacgagactcactcgagatcgtaacatccgagaggggatgcAACGCTGTATCCAGTGCCCTgtaaaaatagtcatggccgccctacctggcacgaccccgtcccgagagagagcaccaactctcccccgtcactagtaatgcaagCTCCAAGCTAggatcggcctaggtaatcaataatgccctttcccatataagggtagagtggttgcgcatgtaaggttggaataacggtcgcaacttaaaccaatccattttgaaaacaacacacacacacttgcctcggtacaccacttcgtcatcaagtggttac comes from Triticum aestivum cultivar Chinese Spring chromosome 5B, IWGSC CS RefSeq v2.1, whole genome shotgun sequence and encodes:
- the LOC123117115 gene encoding probable glutathione S-transferase GSTU1 translates to MAGEKGLVLLNFWVSPFGQRCLIALAEKGLPYEYVEENLMAGKSDRLLRSNPIHKKIPVLLHDGRPVNESLIILNYLDDAFPDTPSLLPSDPYERSQARFWADYVDKKVYDCGTRLWKLKGEPHAQARAEMVEILKNLDGALGDKSFFGGDAFGFVDAAFAPFTSWFHSYEKYGEFSVAEVAPKIAAWAKRCGERESVAKSLYSPDKIYEFIGVLKKMHGVE